Sequence from the Peromyscus maniculatus bairdii isolate BWxNUB_F1_BW_parent chromosome 11, HU_Pman_BW_mat_3.1, whole genome shotgun sequence genome:
GTCTGGTGCAAATGTAAATCTGCTTCTcagatggaggaggtgtgttccTGGCACCAGTGTAGGATGATGATCATGGGGATGAGCCATGGCTAATGTGTGCCCTTTCATTGGTGACAAATGCCGGAGAAAGGGTGGTGGGAAGATAAAGATTCTGGGGCCATCAGTGAGCAGGAATAGAGCTGGAGGCTAACCTCTCAAGGTAGAtagaaggagaagggcagagttttTCATTTGAAGGCAACCCTTACTTATTTAAAAGTGATTTCCTTAAGCACATAATTATATGTTTATTTCCCTAAGGAACTCTTGAGGCAGAGGAGACTTGCTTAAATTATGGGGAGGGAACTGCACACAGGGCCTTAATGGGGTTAGAAAAATTTTCTGTCTCCTTCCGTGGAGCCTTGGGAGGAAGGTAAGAGCAGATTCTGCTCTGGCAGTGCAGAGGATATGGGGAGGAACAGACAACAGAAAGGGTGGGGACGGGCCACACAGCCCAGCTGATCAGTGCTGGCGAGGAGACACCGCCCTGGGACACAGCTTCAGCCTGCCACTTCCTCTCCCTATGGGTGAGCTCTGACAGTGTCCGAAAAGACCTGAGGGAATGCACCTCGCACTCTCCTCCTGGGCCATGCCCTCCTCAGGAAAACATTCCACAGACATGCACCCTCCCTTGGGAGATGGTCTGGTCTGCATCACGGGCAGGCGTGGGAGTGGCAGGGTGGATGGAGCTTTTAGTCAGAGGAAAGCCAGGGTTTCATGCAGTGTAaacttcctcttttctctgtcaCAGCCCGAATGCCTGGAATTTTTGAGTTTCTCCTCTTTGGCTGTTATAGACCCCTGGGAGGGCTAAATAGGATCCAAGGAAAATAGTTAAGGAATGGATCCCCCACATTAGACACAGAACGGATTCTGAGTGAGGCCATCTTACATTTCTTGCTTAACTAAGCCTTTTGTGTGAGAGGGAGCCCCCGGATAATGTTTACTTAGGGGCAgcagaggatggggaaggaagCACTGGGAGGAGATGGTACAGGCACTGCAGCTCTGGTCTTCAATACAAGAGATGGAGGCTCTAGGGGACTTGGCTGTTCCGTCCTGTGCCTGGAATAGTAGAGATGGCCTTTAGCATCCATCATGTGTGAATGGGCTGTCATTACCCATCTCCCTGGGCTCCTGAGAACGGGAATCAGGCCTTATTTTGCCGAGTCACTTCCACCTCTAACAGCACCCAATTCACACAGGCACTCCATGCATGTCTCAGGATGAATTCTCCCCTAGTTCAGTTCAGCCTATTATGGCAGAAGACAGGGCAAGAATTCAGactgacattttaaaagagtCCACCGGGCTCACGTATGACATTCATATCTCATCTCTGAGAAAGTCCAAAGTGAGGTTGGTGTGTTAATGGCAGGATGGAGTCCAACGGGGGAGGAGAAGATGGCAACGCCCGAGAAACATGGCCAAGAGTCACAGCCTCATAGTTATTTATTCTATTACTTAATATTCACTCTGTATAAGCACCAAGACTCAGTTCCCGCATTCCTTGGCCTGAGGCTGGGGATGCCATAGGGGCTGGAGGTTACAGATGAGCTGAGTGCATCTGAGGCTGATAAGAAGTGGCTAGggctggaggaagagaggaaaagagggggagagggggagagggaggaagagaggggagggaagaagaggagtggaagaggaggaaagaagaagagagggggaaagagtcggagggagagagggaggaagaggggggcgggggaggaagggagagaaagcggGGGAGAGAGATCTGGGTCATCCAAGTCTTCTGACCCTGAGAGGGACAAAGGTGACCCAAGAGGAGCAGATGAACCCACATATGGGGTGACATCAACAAGGGCACTCCTTGCATGGGAGTGTAGAGCCCTGAGGCTGCTTGGAAGCTGGGTGGCCAGAGACATGGATCTCTTCCATTGACCAGGTCTCCAGAAACGGCATCACATACGATCAGGGAACAGCGCCTAGAATTTCAGCATCTTCAAGGAGACAAAAGTGTATGTTATAGTCCTGGCCCATCCTTCTATTTTCCAGAACTGTGACCACAGGCCTTTCTGAGCTCTAGCCACCTCATCCAAAGAACAGACaccattttttatcttttctatgACCCAGGGCTATGTGGAGTTGATGCATTGGGAGTGCTGTGTAAATGCTATGCAGTGCAAATGAGTTCTTATTAGTTATTAACTCATATTCATGGGGTCTCCGCCATTCGGTCAATGAGGTTGTGGCTTTGGGGAAAGATTATTTCTGTCCAACAGGAGCCAAGGGGGTGCTGAAGGATGGAGTACTTCCCGTCCTCCTTGGCCATGTTTTCCACATGCAGCAGGAGAGTGAGGGAGCTGTCAAGTCCCTTATTTTGTTCTCTGGTAGAACTGGAAGACAGCTTTCTCTTGTTCATAGGTCTCAATGGATCCTGGCCGTAGGCGCCGAATCTCAGCAATGGCATCTCCTGCCGCCAAGCCCTGCTCCTTTACCAGGTAGCAGGCCAGCATGGTGCCAGTGCGGCCAAAGCCCAGGGCACAGTGCACTCCGACGGCCTGCGAAGAGGAAACCGATGGAGTGGAGTCCAGTGCCCTCCCTGACAGCCTCCTGTCCCCACAGAAAGGCGCTGTTCTTTCCACAGATCACGGGACCCCAGAGCACAAGCGACATCAAAGCTCTTGAGGACTGTCCTTGCTTCTGGTGACTAGGAGGCCTCTGAAGTGGCCCGTTCCCAAGCTGGGCTCTCAGCCTGCCCTCTCTACCTTTGCTATCCAGTACAGACCACCCCGCCGCCCATGGTGGTATTTTACCTGAAATGTGTCAATCCAAACTGAGATTGGGCATAAAATATTTACCAGGCTCTGAAGATGTGGCCCGAAAAAGACTGGAAATGCCCCCATTAATAATTAATTTCCTATTGATTCTatgttgaaataatatttttgacTTGCCGGGTTAGTAGCAAAAATCAACTCTACCTGCttctttttatcttaaaaaaaaaaaaaaaactgtagctgctagtaaaatttaaaattacaagtGTGTCTCCATGACATATGGACCTCTAGAAAATGGGTTTTGGACCACTTCCATCCGGCTTCGGCGCTGCCCGGACTCCTGGAAGTATTTTGCGTGAcagttctctctccagccttcttggTCTCACCTTCCCTCTCTTCTAGCAGCACGGTAGACTCTGGTCAACTGAGTGGGTCCATCTAGCTCCAGCCCCGCccggtcccacctggccccgcccctccccacaTCGCCCCTCCCCACGGCCTCTCCCGCTCCTTTCCGACTCCACCCTCCCGCCCGGCCCCGCCCACTCGTTTCCTCCCAGGCCCCGCCCTCTCGCTTTGGCTCCCACTCGCTTTGGCTCCCACTCGCTGACCTCTCCCCGGGCGTTGGCGTCGTCCACGATCTTCACAAATTGGTCGATCTGTTCCGGGGCCGGCGGGCAAAAGTCAGGGATGCGCAGTCGGTGCAGCGTGAGGCCCGGACAGCTGTCGCTGTGAGGGGGTCCGCGCTCCGTCAGGGACACCAGGTGTCGCACGCCCAGGTCCAGCAGGAACTGGTAGTGCGCGGGGAGCCGCGGCAGCGCCAACCCGGCCAGCCGGCCCGGGAGCACCCAGGAGAAGTTGGGAGGCTGCACGCCCATCGCGGGGGGAGGGCACTCAGGGTGAGGCTGGCCTTCCCTATTCCGCCCGGCAACCTGTCACCCCCTGGGGCCAACCTCTGTCCCTGCTCAGCACTTGCCCTAGCCGGCCACGTGGTCTTTCGGTCCCGCCCCGGTGACGCTCTTCGCCACCCAGGGTTGGCTGAGCAGCGGGGGCGGGGCTAAGGCGGCTCCTAGAGGAGCCGTGAAGCTCTGCGGTCCCGCCGATCCCGAGCAGGACCCTCGTTGATAGGTTGGATAATCAACAACAAGCGCGGTTATTGCAGCTGGGAGCGAATACACTAAGGAAACCTGGGACGAATTAATTGCTCCTGTGGATAAAACAGCCTAGGGCTGGGCTCTGCTGCTCCCTGGTGGTGTGCTGTAGTTACTGCACCTCGGGCCAGTTGCCCCTGTCTCTCTTAAGGGCCTAATCTTTCCTTCACCGTTTATGCACAAAGGTTTAAAATAggcggaaaacaaaacaaaacaaaacaaacaaacaacaaacaacccccccaaacaaaacaaaacaaaacacccagtcCCGCCTGGGCTCTCAGGTGTGAGTGGGTAATCTCTAATGACCAAGCAGTCATTGTTGGTGTCTTCTTGAGTTCTTCTAGTAAGAGGGAATGACTATGTCCCAggcaattgttttcatttttctattgctgggactgttgaaaaaaaggggggggggcgtggcggggtggggggggggccgACCTGTGGCACCTTGAAATGGCACTCAGGGTAATATAGCAATTACAGTCAACCACCAAAGAGCTAACAATAATTGAGCATTTGCTTTGCGGTATGTACTTGTGCAAGCACTTTTAATACGTTAATGAATTGTCACAAGGTAGATGGAAGCAACCCCATTTTAGCTATGAGAAAGCCGAGGCCTCCAGGAGGTGGAGGTTCTCTAGACTCTTCACTAGCACAACACTTTCCTACAGTCACACTGGGAACTGCCATTCTGGTCAGACAACCGCCCTCACACCTTTCCTAACACCACCTTGCTTAAAGCCCtgggtgttttctttattttattcacagTTCAGACAGCTACTTATTCAAGGTCCCGCTCCCCCAGTCCCTCTAGCCTGGGTCAGACAAGAGTTTATCAATGTTATTCTTGGGGTGCGTGAGCAGACCTCTGTCTTGAACAGTATCTCACCCGGGCTCAGAGCAGTGTGTGTTGCCCTTTGAGCGAGGTACCAGTGAATCTGACTACCAGTAGTTGTGGGAAATGTTAACCCTGTTCCAACCCCTGTCTTGTGTTGTATCCTTTCTCAAATAACCAAATGTGGATGGTATTTTTGTATCCTTTTGGTACACCAGTAACCAGAGGCCTAGGGAGGTTGGTTAACTTGGCC
This genomic interval carries:
- the Dusp23 gene encoding dual specificity protein phosphatase 23; protein product: MGVQPPNFSWVLPGRLAGLALPRLPAHYQFLLDLGVRHLVSLTERGPPHSDSCPGLTLHRLRIPDFCPPAPEQIDQFVKIVDDANARGEAVGVHCALGFGRTGTMLACYLVKEQGLAAGDAIAEIRRLRPGSIETYEQEKAVFQFYQRTK